The segment CTGCTTCACCCATTCACCCGCAGCAGCCAGGTCCGCTTCAGCTCGCCCGATGGCGGCCTGCACCTGAACCGTAGCGGTACCACCGTAGACATTACGGGCGTTCACCACGGCCTCCGGCTGGAGCACTGCATAGATCTGGTCGTCGAACAGCGGCGAGAACTGCTTGAATTCGTCCAGCGTCAGATCGAGCAGGAACTTGCCCTCGTTGATGCAATACAGGACGGTCTTGCCGATCACCTCATGCGCCTGACGGAACGGCAGGCCTTTGCCTACCAGGAAGTCGGCGATATCGGTCGCGTTGGAGAAGTCCGTATTCACCGCTTCACGCATCCGCGCCTTGTTCACCTTCATGGTGGCGATCATCGGCGCGAACAGCTGCAAGGCCCCTGTAAGCGTAGCTACAGTATCGAACATGCCTTCCTTGTCTTCCTGCATGTCCTTGTTATAGGCCAGCGGCAGCGACTTCAGCACGGTCAGGAGTCCGATCAGGTTGCCGTAGACACGGCCTGTCTTGCCGCGTACCAGCTCCGGCACATCCGGGTTCTTCTTCTGCGGCATGATGCTGCTGCCGGTGCAGAAGGCATCATCCAGCTCCACGAAGCTGAATTCGGTGCTGCTCCACAGCACCAGCTCTTCACTGAGCCGGGACAGATGAGTCATAACGAGCGATGCATTCGCCAGGAACTCCACGATGAAGTCGCGGTCGCTGACCGCATCCAGACTGTTCTCATAGACCCCGTCGAAGCCAAGCTGCTCGGCCACGAAGTGGCGGTCAATCGGGAACGTCGTTCCCGCCAGCGCCCCGGCACCCAGCGGCAGCACGTTGATCCGCTTGTAGCTGTCGGTCAGGCGCTCCGCATCGCGGCGGAACATCGACACGTAGGCCAGCAGATGATGTGCGAACAGAATCGGCTGTGCCCGCTGCAGGTGGGTATATCCAGGAACGATGGTCTCCAGGTTATCCTTGGCCTGCCCGATCAGCGCACCCTGCAGCTCATGCAGCAGCGCGACCAGCTCCACCACGCGGTTTCGCAGGTAGAGGTGCATATCTGTAGCCACCTGATCGTTGCGGCTGCGTCCGGTGTGCAGCTTGCCGCCGACCGGGCCGATCTGTTCGATCAAGTTCTTTTCAATATTCATGTGGATATCTTCATCGGCAACCGAGAATACAATCTCCCCCGCGCGTACCATCTCCAGTACCTTCGCCAGTCCGTTCTTGATCGTCTCGACATCCTCTTGCGGCAGAATTCCGCATTTACCCAGCATCGTGACATGGGCCAGACTGCCCTGCACATCCTCTTCCGCCAGCACTTTATCGAACTCGATAGAAGCCGTATATTCCTCTACCAGCTTGTTCGTTCCTTTGGTAAAACGTCCGCCCCACAGCTTGCTCACCTGTTGTTCCTCCTCGATAGACGTTAGAAGGGCCGCCCCTGTCCAGTTGGGAGGAACGGCCTTCTTGTGTCCGCTTTTATATACTGCTACTTATTGGATTCTGCTACGCCTGCCGATACCTTCAGACGAAGGGCATTCAGACGGATAAAGCCGGTCGCATCGCCCTGGTCGTAGGCCTGAGTAGGATCTGCCTCCATGGTGGCGATATCCGGGTTGTACAGGCTGACCGGACTCTTGACTCCGGCGCCGATGATGTTGCCCTTGTAGAGCTTCACGCGTACCGTACCGGTCACGTTCTTCTGGCTCTCCTTCACCAGGGCCTGCATCGCAATCCGCTCCGGTGCGAACCAGAAGCCGTTATACACCAGCGTGCTGTAACGGGTGATCAAGCTGTCACGCAGGTTCATCACTTCACGGTCCATGGTGATCGATTCCATTTTGCGGTGAGCGGTGAACAGAATGGTTCCGCCCGGAGTCTCATACACGCCACGGCTCTTCATGCCGACAAAACGGTTCTCGACCATATCCACGCGTCCAATCCCATGCTTGCCGCCCAGCTCATTGAGCTTCTCCATCACTTGCAGCGGGGATAACGCTTCGCCGTTCAGCGCTACGCAGTCACCCTTGACGAAGTCCAGCTCCAGATACTCAGCTTCATCCGGGGCGTCCTCCGGCGCATTGGAGAGCAGGAACATTTCCTTGTTCTCCGGTGCGCTTGGATCGAACCACGGGTCTTCCAGCACGCCGCTCTCATAGCTGATATGCAGCAGGTTGCGGTCCATCGAATACGGCTTGGCCGCAGAGGCTTGTACCGGAATACCGTTGGCTTCGGCGTAAGCGATCATCTCGGCCCGGCCCGGGAACTGGTTGCGGAACTCTTCCAGACGCCAAGGCGCGATTACCTTAATGCTCGGCGATAACGCAGCAGCGTTCAGCTCGAAGCGTACCTGGTCATTCCCTTTACCTGTAGCTCCATGGGCAATGGCTGTAGCGCCTTCGGCAATGGCGATATCCACCATGCGCTTGGCGATCAGCGGACGGGCAATGCTGGTGCCCAGCAAATATTGTCCCTCATAGAGTGCACCCGCCTGGAACATAGGGTAGATGAAGTCATTCGCGAACTCATCGCGCAGATCATCGATGTAGACCTTGGACGCGCCGGTGGCGAGTGCTTTTTCCTCCAGACCATCCAACTCTTCTTTTTGACCAATATCCGCTGTAAAAGCAATAATCTCCGCATCATACGTTTCTTTCAACCACTTCAGAATGACTGAGGTATCCAGCCCGCCGGAATAGGCGAGTACAATTTTTTCTTTTGGCATGGGGTGTTTAGCTTCCTTTCGGTGTGGAGGGTGATTATAAGATCAACTTCAAGCTTTGCGTATAGACATCCGGTGCTTGGACGCAGCTGCATGAAATGTTTGGACTTCCGGCCGCTGTTGTCTCCAGATATTCTTGAATATACCGCTAGAGCGGATAATATCCGGAGACAAAGGCGGACGCTTACGCTCCTACAGTTCCAAACTTTCACTTCGCTGCTATGCACCGGAAATCCAACGCTCCGTACCTAAGTTGATCTTATATATGTGTTGTATATATATAATTCAATTACTTCAACCCATCGAAACCTATCACTTGCTCAGGGTTGGCTGTGCACGATTAAGGTGCCATGGGTGGACTTAATTGCAATTTGTACAACTAAATTGGCTGATATAACGCAGAGTGTGCGTTTAGCTGTAGTTCGTACAATTAAAATACCTCTATACCTGAATTCTCGCCCATTAGGGCGGATTTAGTTGTACAGACTACAGTTAGAAGAGGACACGTTAACTTTTCACGGTTTTTAATTGTACAGAATACACATATCTCTAAATGTCCGCTAAAAATGACACTTCACTTCATACCTTAGCGCATTTGTGGGTGGAATGAACTCATTTTCTCTGCTCCAGATGTGCAGACGCTTTGCTAGGCTCCATCTAGCCCATCAAAGCCGCCATCAGCGCCTTCTGCGCATGCAGGCGGTTCTCCGCCTGATCGAAGATCACGGAGTTCGGGCCGTCGATGACGCCGGTGCTGACCTCTTCCTCCCGGTGGGCCGGCAGGCAGTGCAGGAACAGATAATCGCTCTTCGCGCCTTTTACGAGCTCTTCGTTGACCTGATAGTCCTTGAACGCCGCTTCACGTGCCAGCTGCTCGGCCTCGAAGCCCATGCTCGCCCAGACATCCGTATAGATCACATCAGCGTCCTGTACGGCCTCCTGCGGGCTGCGGGTTACGGTGATAAATGAACCTGTCTCCTTCGCGATCTCGCGCGCCTCGGCCACCACAGACTCGTCCGGCTCGTAGCCTTCCGGTCCGGCGATAGAGACATGTACTCCCAGCTTGGCGCCGCCGATCAGCAGGGAATGCGCCATATTGTTACCGTCGCCGATATACGCCAGCTTCAGTCCCTTCAGCTTGCCCTTGTGCTCGTATACAGTCTGGTAGTCCGCCAGCACCTGGCAGGGATGAGCCAGATCGCTAAGGCCGTTGATGACAGGCACCGAAGCGTAGCGGGCCAAATCTTCCACTTTATCATGGCCGAACGTACGGATCATGATACCGTCCAGATAACGCGACATGACCTGGGCCGTATCACCAACCGTCTCGCCACGGCCAAGCTGGATATCATTTTTGCTCAGGAACAGGGCATGACCGCCCAGCTGATACATCCCCACTTCGAACGACACCCGTGTGCGGGTAGAGGATTTCTCAAAAATAAGGCCGATCGTCTTCCCCAGCAGCGGCTGGTAGACCTCTCCGTTCTTCTGCTTGCGCTTCAGCTCAATCGCCAGATCAATCAAATACGTGATTTCCTCCGGGCTGTAATCATTCAGCTCCAGCAAATCACGGCCTTTGAGCTGTGCGGCAATCGTCTCTGTTACGCCTGGTGTACCGTGACTCATGAATTTGCCTCCCCGTTTCCTTGATTAGCATAAGTATGAATTAGTTCCGATAGGATGTCCACCGCCTGATCAATCTCATCGGTGCTTACATATAGATTAGGCAGCAGTCGAATGACATTCGGTCCGGCCTGAACGAACAGCAGCCCGTGCTTCTGTCCGGCAAGCACGATCTCGGCTACCGGCTCCTGGCATTCAATGCCGATCAGCAGGCCTTTGCCGCGAATCTCCTTCACGAAGGAAGTGTCTGCCAGCTTCGCTCTAAGCTGTCCGCTTAAGTATTCGCCCATCTCCGCAGCCCGCTCAGGCAGCTTGTCTTCAAGCATGGTCTCAATGGTTGCTTCCATCACCGCTGCCGCCAGCGGGGTGCCGCCGAAGGTACTGGCGTGGCTGCCCGGGCTGAAGGCCTCACGCAGATAACCTTTGCCCAGCATCACACCGGCCGGGAAGCCGCTGGCTACGCCTTTGGCCAAGGTGAAAATGTCCGGCTCAATGCCGTAATGCTGATGAGCGAACAGCTTGCCCGTACGGCCCATCCCGGTCTGCACTTCGTCCACGATCAGCAGCAGTCCGTGCTCCTTGCACAGCGCTACAACAGCATCCATGAACTCCTGCTGTACCTCAAGCACACCGCCCTCGGCAAGCACCATCTCCAGCATAATCGCTGCCGTGTGCTCGTTAATAGCACCCTTCAGCGCCTCCAGATCATGCAGCGGCACTGTCTTGAAGCCCGCCGGAAGCGGCAGGAAGCCTTCCTTGACCTTCGATTGTCCGGTCGCTGTCAGAGTAGCCAGCGTACGGCCATGGAACGATTGCTCGAAGGTAATCACTTCATAGCGGTCCGTCCCCTTCACCTTCTGGTGATACCGGCGCGCCAGCTTGATGGCTGCTTCATTCGCTTCCGCTCCGCTGTTGCAGAAGAAAACCTGATCCGCACAGCTATTCTCTGTCAGCAGCGCAGCTACCCGGTCCTGGCCCGGAATGTGGAACAGGTTCGAGACATGCCACAGCGTATCAATCTGCTCCTTGAGCTTCGCACCGACCTTCTCCGGCGCATGGCCCAGGCTCGTTACCGCGAGGCCGCACATGAAGTCCAGATACTTGTTACCCTGCTCATCCCATACCCAGCTGCCTTTGCCTTTGACCAGACTGATATCATATCTGCTATATGACGGGAATACCGCACTCAGCTTGGCAGGAGCGGCCCCCTGTCCGTTCGTTCCTGCTGAACGCTCCTGCGGCGCCCCTGTCAAAGAATTCTTGTCCGTTTGCGTAAGCTCACTCATTCTTAGTCACTCTCCCACCATGCTGCTGCCGGCTCCCCGTCAGCGCGTCTAATTTACTTGTCAGTTTGCTACAAAACTACGAATCCCTGTCATAACGTCTTTCCACTCAATCTGCTATCTCCTTATCGAACAATCCGCGTGCCCAGCGCTTCACCCTTCAGCACCCGGCTGAGGACACGCGGCTCTTTGCCGTCTACAATAATAACCTCGGACACCTGACCCTGGATGCAGTCCATCGCAGCGCGCACTTTGGGAATCATTCCGCCGTAGATTTCTCCATTCTCAATCAGCGCTTCAATCTGCGCCACCGTTACGGACGGAAGCACTACCTTCTCCCCGTCCACCGTCCGCATAATACCCGGCACATCCGTAACCACGATCATACTCGGCGAGCCGATATATGAAGCCACAGCTCCGGCAGCGGTGTCCGCATTGATGTTGTACCGCTGGCCTTCGCCATCTACGCCCACTGGTGCAATAACCGGAATATAGCCCATCGCCAAGATACCCGTCACAATCCCCGCTCGAACACCGGTCACTTCTCCCACCAGACCCACTTCATGATGATTGGCCACCGGGTGCGCCGTAATCAGGTTGCCGTCAACGCCGGATAACCCGAGTGCCTGCCCCCCGCTGGCCTGAATTCGGCGGACAATCGCCTTGTTGATGCTGCCGGACAGGGTCATCTCGACCACATCCAGCACCTCTTCCGTCGTTACCCGCAGGCCGTTCACGAAGCGGCTCTCAATGCCGAGCTTCTCCAGATTGCTGGAGATCGCCGGGCCGCCGCCATGCACGATTACAGGCTGATTCCCGCTGACCTGAAGCTCCCGCAGATCCTCGAAGAATGAATCCGGCAGCGCCGCCAGCGTACTCCCCCCGCATTTCATTACGAACAACCCGGTGGCCCCCGCCTGCGCCTGAGACTCTATCGGTTCTAACGTCATCTCCCTGCCCCCTGTACGTAAAAGCTTAGTCGGCTTTCGGCCGCTGTTGTAATCCGGTTAACCTATCTGCACTACGTGCGGTAAGCCGCATTAATCCGCACATAATCATAAGTCAGGTCACAGCCCCAGGCTGTAGCCTGCCCGCTGCCGTCCGACAAGGTTACCGTGATCAGCACGGTATCGCTTTTTTGCAGATAATGCAGCGCCTGCTCCTCATCAAAAGCCACCGGACGCGATCCGCGCAGCACCTCGATCTCACCCAGCTTAATATCTACCCGCTCCGGCGATAC is part of the Paenibacillus sp. FSL M7-0420 genome and harbors:
- the argF gene encoding ornithine carbamoyltransferase codes for the protein MSHGTPGVTETIAAQLKGRDLLELNDYSPEEITYLIDLAIELKRKQKNGEVYQPLLGKTIGLIFEKSSTRTRVSFEVGMYQLGGHALFLSKNDIQLGRGETVGDTAQVMSRYLDGIMIRTFGHDKVEDLARYASVPVINGLSDLAHPCQVLADYQTVYEHKGKLKGLKLAYIGDGNNMAHSLLIGGAKLGVHVSIAGPEGYEPDESVVAEAREIAKETGSFITVTRSPQEAVQDADVIYTDVWASMGFEAEQLAREAAFKDYQVNEELVKGAKSDYLFLHCLPAHREEEVSTGVIDGPNSVIFDQAENRLHAQKALMAALMG
- a CDS encoding acetylornithine transaminase, whose product is MSELTQTDKNSLTGAPQERSAGTNGQGAAPAKLSAVFPSYSRYDISLVKGKGSWVWDEQGNKYLDFMCGLAVTSLGHAPEKVGAKLKEQIDTLWHVSNLFHIPGQDRVAALLTENSCADQVFFCNSGAEANEAAIKLARRYHQKVKGTDRYEVITFEQSFHGRTLATLTATGQSKVKEGFLPLPAGFKTVPLHDLEALKGAINEHTAAIMLEMVLAEGGVLEVQQEFMDAVVALCKEHGLLLIVDEVQTGMGRTGKLFAHQHYGIEPDIFTLAKGVASGFPAGVMLGKGYLREAFSPGSHASTFGGTPLAAAVMEATIETMLEDKLPERAAEMGEYLSGQLRAKLADTSFVKEIRGKGLLIGIECQEPVAEIVLAGQKHGLLFVQAGPNVIRLLPNLYVSTDEIDQAVDILSELIHTYANQGNGEANS
- the argH gene encoding argininosuccinate lyase gives rise to the protein MSKLWGGRFTKGTNKLVEEYTASIEFDKVLAEEDVQGSLAHVTMLGKCGILPQEDVETIKNGLAKVLEMVRAGEIVFSVADEDIHMNIEKNLIEQIGPVGGKLHTGRSRNDQVATDMHLYLRNRVVELVALLHELQGALIGQAKDNLETIVPGYTHLQRAQPILFAHHLLAYVSMFRRDAERLTDSYKRINVLPLGAGALAGTTFPIDRHFVAEQLGFDGVYENSLDAVSDRDFIVEFLANASLVMTHLSRLSEELVLWSSTEFSFVELDDAFCTGSSIMPQKKNPDVPELVRGKTGRVYGNLIGLLTVLKSLPLAYNKDMQEDKEGMFDTVATLTGALQLFAPMIATMKVNKARMREAVNTDFSNATDIADFLVGKGLPFRQAHEVIGKTVLYCINEGKFLLDLTLDEFKQFSPLFDDQIYAVLQPEAVVNARNVYGGTATVQVQAAIGRAEADLAAAGEWVKQHGHAAE
- a CDS encoding argininosuccinate synthase; this encodes MPKEKIVLAYSGGLDTSVILKWLKETYDAEIIAFTADIGQKEELDGLEEKALATGASKVYIDDLRDEFANDFIYPMFQAGALYEGQYLLGTSIARPLIAKRMVDIAIAEGATAIAHGATGKGNDQVRFELNAAALSPSIKVIAPWRLEEFRNQFPGRAEMIAYAEANGIPVQASAAKPYSMDRNLLHISYESGVLEDPWFDPSAPENKEMFLLSNAPEDAPDEAEYLELDFVKGDCVALNGEALSPLQVMEKLNELGGKHGIGRVDMVENRFVGMKSRGVYETPGGTILFTAHRKMESITMDREVMNLRDSLITRYSTLVYNGFWFAPERIAMQALVKESQKNVTGTVRVKLYKGNIIGAGVKSPVSLYNPDIATMEADPTQAYDQGDATGFIRLNALRLKVSAGVAESNK
- the argB gene encoding acetylglutamate kinase: MTLEPIESQAQAGATGLFVMKCGGSTLAALPDSFFEDLRELQVSGNQPVIVHGGGPAISSNLEKLGIESRFVNGLRVTTEEVLDVVEMTLSGSINKAIVRRIQASGGQALGLSGVDGNLITAHPVANHHEVGLVGEVTGVRAGIVTGILAMGYIPVIAPVGVDGEGQRYNINADTAAGAVASYIGSPSMIVVTDVPGIMRTVDGEKVVLPSVTVAQIEALIENGEIYGGMIPKVRAAMDCIQGQVSEVIIVDGKEPRVLSRVLKGEALGTRIVR